A genomic window from Diceros bicornis minor isolate mBicDic1 chromosome 35, mDicBic1.mat.cur, whole genome shotgun sequence includes:
- the GPN3 gene encoding GPN-loop GTPase 3, with the protein MPRYAQLVMGPAGSGKSTYCATMVQHCEALNRSVQVVNLDPAAEHFNYPVMADIRELIEVDDVMEDDSLRFGPNGGLVFCMEYFANNFDWLENCLGHVEDDYILFDCPGQIELYTHLPVMKQLVQQLEQWEFRVCGVFLVDSQFMVESFKFISGILAALSAMISLEIPQVNIMTKMDLLSKKAKKEIEKFLDPDMYSLLEDSTSDLRSKKFKKLTKAVCGLIDDYSMVRFLPYDQSDEESMNIVLQHIDFAIQYGEDLEFREPKEHEDESSSMFDEYFQEHQNE; encoded by the exons ATGCCTCGATATGCGCAGCTGGTCATGGGTCCCGCGGGCAGCGGGAAG AGCACCTACTGTGCCACCATGGTCCAGCACTGTGAAGCCCTCAATCGGTCTGTCCAGGTTGTGAACCTAGATCCTGCAGCAGAACACTTCAACTACCCCGTGATGGCTG ACATCCGGGAACTGATCGAGGTGGATGATGTAATGGAGGACGATTCTCTGCGGTTTGGTCCCAATGGAGGATTAGTATTTTGCATGGAGTACTTTGCCAATAATTTTGACTGGCTAGAGAACTGTCTTGGCCATGTAGAGGATGACTACATCCTTTTTGACTGTCCAG GTCAGATTGAGTTGTACACCCACCTGCCCGTGATGAAACAGCTGGTCCAGCAGCTAGAACAGTGGGAGTTCCGAGTCTGTGGAGTTTTTCTTGTTGATTCTCAGTTCATGGTGGAGTCGTTCAAG TTTATTTCTGGCATCTTGGCAGCCCTGAGTGCTATGATCTCTCTAGAAATTCCACAAGTTAACATCATGACGAAAATGGATCTGCTGAGTaagaaagcaaaaaaggaaatagagaa GTTTCTGGATCCAGATATGTATTCTTTATTAGAAGATTCTACAAGTGACTTAAGAagcaaaaaattcaaaaaattgaCTAAAGCTGTATGTGGACTG ATTGATGACTACAGCATGGTTCGATTTTTGCCTTACGATCAGTCAGATGAAGAAAGCATGAACATTGTATTACAGCATATTGATTTTGCCATTCAGTATGGAGAAGACTTAGAATTCAGAGAACCAAAG GAACATGAAGATGAGTCTTCTTCTATGTTTGATGAATATTTTCAAGAACACCAGAATGAATGA
- the FAM216A gene encoding protein FAM216A yields MPGQGAVSDWTECSSSAEPPAVARTVGGGGGSAGHSYYQNSKGTDRIKDGHKVNSHIAKLQELWKTPQIQTIHIPKSMIDASFLKHRDLTIGQKRYLCSIAKIYNANYLRTLMKRQYMHVIQRSSQKPGVLTHHRSRLSSRYAQKQHYPCTTWRHQLDREDSGRSHVAAASASEMIIQYSLWRPVRNKEGLKSGYASKTRCKSLKIFRKPGRLFMQSVSTNDSESYMNEEKKEEDLLKCMQSMSIEEQGEHLMLT; encoded by the exons ATGCCCGGCCAGGGTGCGGTGTCCGACTGGACGGAGTGCAGCTCTTCCGCAGAGCCGCCCGCAGTGGCCAGGACCGTGGGTGGCGGCGGCGG ATCAGCTGGACATTCTTATTACCAGAATTCCAAAGGTACTG ACAGAATCAAAGATGGACACAAAGTGAACTCACACATAGCCAAGCTGCAAGAGTTATGGAAAACTCCTCAAATTCAAACAATTCACATCCCTAAATCAATGATAGATGCGTCCTTTCTAAAG CATCGAGACCTCACCATAGGGCAGAAGCGTTATCTGTGCAGCATTGCTAAGATCTATAATGCAAACTATCTGAGGACGTTAATGAAGAGGCAGTACATGCATGTGATCCAGCGCAGCTCACAAAAGCCAG GTGTCCTCACTCATCACAGGAGCCGcctcagttctcgttatgcacagaaGCAGCACTACCCCTGCACTACATGGCGACACCAACTGGACAGAGAGGACTCAGGGCGTTCTCACGTTGCAGCCGCATCTGCATCGGAAATGATCATACAGTATTCCCTTTGGCGACCAGTGAGAAACAAAGAAGG TTTAAAAAGTGGATATGCATCTAAAACAAGATGTAAGTCGCTGAAGATTTTTAGAAAACCAGGCAGACTGTTCATGCAATCAG tttctaCAAATGATTCTGAATCATacatgaatgaagaaaaaaaggaagaagatttacTAAAGTGTATGCAATCAATGTCAATTGAAGAACAGGGAGAACATCTGATGTTAACTTGA
- the ARPC3 gene encoding actin-related protein 2/3 complex subunit 3 gives MPAYHSSLMDPDTKLIGNMALLPIRSQFKGPAPRETKDTDIVDEAIYYFKANVFFKNYEIKNEADRTLIYITLYISECLKKLQKCNSKSQGEKEMYTLGITNFPIPGEPGFPLNAIYAKPANKQEDEVMRAYLQQLRQETGLRLCEKVFDPQNDKPSKWWTCFVKRQFMNKSLSGPGQ, from the exons ATGCCG GCTTACCACTCTTCTCTCATGGACCCCGACACCAAACTCATTGGAAACATGGCCCTGTTGCCCATCAGAAGTCAGTTCAAAGGACCTGCCCCTAGAGAGA CAAAAGATACAGATATTGTGGATGAAGCCATCTATTATTTCAAAGCCAATGTCTTCTTCAAAAACTATGAAATTAAG AATGAAGCTGATAGAACCTTGATATATATAACTCTGTACATTTCTGAGTGTCTAAAGAAACTTCAAAAG tgcaATTCCAAAAGCCAAGGCGAGAAAGAAATGTATACACTGGGAATCACTAATTTTCCCATTCCTGGAGAGCCTGGTTTTCCACTTAACGCAATTTATGCCAAGCCTGCAAACAAACAGGAAGATG AAGTGATGAGGGCCTACTTACAGCAGCTAAGGCAAGAGACTGGACTGAGACTTTGTGAGAAAGTTTTTGATCCTCAGAATGATAAACCCAGCAAG TGGTGGACTTGCTTTGTGAAGAGACAGTTCATGAACAAGAGTCTTTCAGGACCTGGACAGTGA